CAGGTGACGGGAATAGCCGCCGCGAGCCCCATCCAGAGCGGGATCGTGGGGATGGAGATGATGAATTCGATCAGCCGCTGGATCGCGGTGTCGATGGCGCCCCCGAAATAGCCGGACACGCCGCCGATCACGATGCCGAGCACAAGGCTGACCGTCACGCCGACGAGGCCGATCGAGGTGGAGATCTGGGTGCCGAAGATCAGCCGGCTCAACACGTCGCGCCCGAGCCGGTCGGAGCCGAGCAGGTAAAAGGGCTCTGAGGCGTCCACCGGGCCGATCAGGTGCCGGTCGCTGCGGATGACGCCGAGGAGCGTGTAGGGCTCGCCCCTGACGAAGAGGCCCACGTCGACACGGTTCTCCGGATCGCGCACGAAGACCTTGCGCAGCGTGTTCGGGTCGCGCTCGAAGGAATAGCCGTCGACATGCATCCCGAACCGCAGGTCGCCGGCGTCGTCGCGGTAGAAGAACTTGAGCGGCTGGGGGGCAAGCATCGAATAGGACGGGTCGTAGAACCCGGCGGAGCGCGGCGCGACGAAGGGCGCGAAGAGCCCCACGAGATAGATGCAGATCACGAGAATGGCGCTGAACAGCGCGAGCTTGTGGTCGCTGAATTTCTCCCAGACCAGGCGCCACTGGCTGTGCGTGACCTGCGGAGGCACCGGAATTGCGTGATCCTCCCCGATCGCCGCACCTGCTTCATCCGTTCGAATCACGTTCCCCTCCTCTGCGCGATTACGTTTTCAAAATGGTAGGATATTTTTATTGTAAAGACTAGCACAAACGTTTTAGAAAACGTTAGTCTGCCAATTTGAAAAACAAAATGGCGAAAGATGCGGGTCTCGGGCGCCGCCCTGCCCCGCGTCTCGTTGACATGCGCGCGAATAGCGGCATGATTTCACGAAATATTGTGGAATTGGAGCACGTTGATGACAGGCAGGAAAAAGCGGATCTCGGTGCAGTCGATCGCCGACGAACTCGGCTTGTCGAAATTCGCCGTCTCGCGCGCCCTCAGCCACAAGCCCGGCGTGAGCGAGGAGACGCGCACCCTCGTCATCGAGACGGCGCATCGCATGGGCTACAAGGTGAGATCGGGCAGCGAAACCGGCGTGATCAAGGTCGTGTGCAGCGACCAGCATGTCGCCACGCGTGAATCCTGGGCGGAGATCCTGCACGGGCTCGAATTCGGCGCGCTGGGGGAAAATATCCGCCTCGAACTCGCCTATGCGCATGACGCACCGGCGCTGCGGGCGGCGGCGGAGGGGGCACAGGGGCTGTTCCTGCTCGGCCCGAACAACCGGGAGGTCTTCGAGGCGGCCCGCGCAAGCGGCGTGCCGCTGATCCTCGTCACCGTGCAGATCCCGCCCCTGTTCAAGGCAGACATGGTTTCGCATTCGGTCGAGGAATCGGCGATCTACGTGGCCGAATACCTGCTCGGGCTCAACCACCGCAAGCTGGTCTATGTGCACGGGCGGCGCGGCTATTTCGGGCGCGACCTGCGGCTGCGGGAATTCCGGCACACGATCGAATCCTCCGGCGTGGACGCCGAGGTGCGCGAGATCGCCTTCAAGGACGATTATTCGCCGCAGAATTTCATCCCGGAGATCACGGCAATGGTGCGCGACGGCTTCAACCCCACCGCCTTCTTCTGCGGCAGCGACGGTGTGGCGGTGACGGTGCTGAACGAAATCCGGCGCCTCGGCCTGCGCGTGCCGCAGGACTGCACGATCATCGGCCATGCCGACTATCCGATGGCGACGCAGGTCAGCCCCAACCTGACCACGGTGCGCGTGCCCTTCCGCGAAATCGGCCTCGAGGCGATCCGCCAGATGAAGGAGCGCATCGCCGCCGGCAACGGCCGCGACCGGCGGCTCTACCGCCGCACGAACCTGGCGGCGGAAATGATCGAACGCGAATCCTCGGCCACGGCCGGCACGCCGGACTGGGCCGGCGCACTCGAACACCTCAAGTCGCTGGAGGCGTGAGCGGCGCGGTCGCGCCCCGGCCCGCCGGCGCCCGTCAGAGGCCGACGCGCGCCATGCCGCCGGGCGGGTAACGCTCTCCCACCACCTCGAGCGCCGCCAGGGCGGCGTCGATCCGCGCGAGATCCTCCGGCCCGAGCTTCAGCTCCGCCGCCTTCAGGTTCTCCTCCACGCGATGCAGTTTGGTGGTGTTGGGAATGGGCACGATCCACGGCTTGCGGCTCAGCAGCCATGCCAGCGCGATCTGCGCATTGCTCGCCCCCTTCTCCGCCGCGATCTGCGCAATCATCTCGACGATGGCCTGGTTGGCCCTGCGCGCCTCCGCGCTGAACCGCGGCATCCCGGCGCGGTTGTCCGTCGCGGCAAGCTCCGTCGCCGCGTCGATGGTCCCGGTCAGGAACCCCTTGCCGAGCGGGCTGTAGGGCACGAAGCCGATGCCAAGCTCCTCGAGCGCCGGCAGGAGCGCCTGCTCGGGCTCGCGCGACCACATCGAATATTCGGTTTCCACCGCCGTCACCGGCTGAACCGCATGGGCGCGGCGGACGGTATCCACGGCGGCCTCGGACAGGCCGAAGTGCCGGACCTTGCCCTGCCGGATCAGCTCGCCCACCGCCCCGGCCACCTCCTCGACCGGCACGTCGGGATCCACCCGGTGCTGGTAATAGAGGTCGATCACCTCCGAGCGCAGCCGCCGCAGCGATCCCTCGACCGCGCGGAATATGCTCTCCGGCCGGCTGTCGGTCCCGGCCATCCGGCCATCCGCGCCGATGCGAAACCCGAACTTGGTCGCGATCACCACCTGGTCGCGCACGGGTTCGAGCGCCTCGCCCACGAGCTCCTCATTCACATAGGGTCCGTAGAGCTCGGCCGTATCGAAGAAGGTCACACCCTTCTCGAAGGTGTCGCGCAGGAAGCGGAGGCGCGCGGGCGCATCTTCCGCCGCGCGGTCGAACCCCCTGCCGATGCCCGTGCAGCCATGTCCGATGGCAGAGACCACCAGCCCGCTCCTTCCAAGTTCGCGTGTCTGCATTCCTCGTCCTCCCCGTGACTGTCGCGATTCCGGCCCCTCCGCGAAACCCCTGCGGGCAGGTGACGCGGCTGCCGCTGCACGGGCGCGGCACATTTCCGTGCCGCATGGCGCCCGCACTTTCCAGAGTAAACTTCAATTTCATGTTTGCAATAACAAAACATATCGTTAGTAAAAACATTAAAACCGAGACGCTGCAAAAAGGAAGGAGTCCCATGGCCTCGTTGAGAACCCCCGACTGGCACCGGTCCGCAACGCGCTGGTCGCAAATCACGCTGGTCGAGGACGATCCCGGCAGCTTCGATGTCGACCGGTGGATCGGGATCTTCCGCGAGACCGGGTCGAATGCCGCCTGCATCAGCGCCGGCGGCTATGTCGCCTATTATCCGACCGAGATCCCCCATCATTACCGCAGCCGGCATCTCGGCGGGACCGATCCCTTCGGCGCGCTGGTCGACGGCGCCCGCGCCCATGGTCTACATGTGATGGCGCGGATCGACCCGCACGCATTCCACGACGACGTGGCCCAGGCGCATCCCGAATGGGTCTCGGTGGGCCGCGACGGCGCGCCCCGCCGCCACTGGGCCTATCCCGACGCCTGGGTCTCCTGCGCCTACGGACCGCACAGCCACGGCTATATTCCCCTCATCGTGCGCGAAATCGCGCGCAACTACGATATCGACGCCATCTTCGCGAACCGCTGGCAGGGGCATGGCGTCTGCTACTGCGCCTCGTGCCGGGCATCGTTCCGGGACTACGCGGATGCCGGACTTCCGATGGACGAAAACCCGTCCGATCCGGTCTGGCGCGCCTGGAGCGCGTGGCGGCGCCGGGTCCTCTCCAACCTCGTGGTCGAGCTCGACGCCGTGGTGAAGGAGGAGCGGCCGCATGCGAGCTTCATCCCCAACATGGGCGGCTCCTCGATCATGGAATTCGACACGGACCTGATCAACCAGCAATGCCCGATCCTCGCGATCGACGACCAGGGCCGCCGCGGCGTCAACGCGATCTGGCGCGCGGGCCGCAACGGCAAGCAGGTGCGCGGCACCTTTCCCGACCGCAACGTGATCCTCATCACCTCGGTGGGCGTCGAGGATCGCCGCTACCGCTGGAAGGATTCGGTCACCACCGCGCCCGAGCTGCGCGCCTGGATGGGCAGCGGCACGTTGCACGGGCTGTCGGCCTGGTACACGAAATTCAACGGCAAGATCCCGGACGACCGCTGGATCGCCCCGGTCCGCGACGGCTTCGCCCTGCACGAACGGCTGGAGGCGGCGCGCGCCAGCATGGTCTCCGCGACGGAGATCGCGATCGTGGAGGCCTCCACCACGCTCAACCACATCGCCTGGGAGAACCGGGACGCGGCGGAGACCTGCGACTTCGGCTTCTATCACGCGCTCGTGGAGGCGAAGCTGCCCTTCGACTACATCTCCGACCGGATGCTGACGCCGGAGCGGCTGGCGGGGTATCGCGTGCTGGTGATGCCCGACGTGCGCTGCCTGTCCGACGCCCAATGCGCGGCCATCGACGCCTTCGTGCGAAACGGCGGCAGCGTCGTTGCGGCGGGGCAGACCGCGCTCTACGACGAGAACGGCGAGCGGCGTGCCAATTTCGGGCTGGCCGACACGTTCGGCACGGATGTCGCGGGGCCGACAGAGACGGGGCTGAAGAACACCTATCTCGAGACCGCCGGGCGCCATGCCCTCGCCGCCACCCTGCCCGAGGGCGCCGAACGCATGATCGGCGGATCCGAACGCACGCCGGTCTCGCTCGGCGCGGGCGACGGGGTCGAGGTGCCCTTTTGCCACCTGCCCGCCTTCCCCGACCTGCCGATGGAAGAGGTCTATCCGCGCGGCCCCGCCACGGAACCGGCGGTGATCGCGACGGAGCGTCCCGGCTGCGGACGCGTGGTGCATATCCCGTGGAATCTCGGCTCGATCTTCTGGGACATCCTGGCACAGGACCATCAGCAGCTGATCGAGACCTGCGTGCGGTGGGCGCTCGGCAAGACGCCGGACGTCGTGGTGGAGGGCCGTTCGCTCGTCGATCTCTCGGTCTTCGAAGGCGACGGGGCCACGGCCGTCGGGCTTCAGAACCTGACCAATCCGATGATGCTCAAGGGGCCGATCCGCGACGTCTATCCCGTCGGGCGCCACCGGATCTCCGTCGCCCTGCCCGAGGGCAGGACAGGCGCCACGGCGCGGGCGGTGATCGACGGCGGCCCGGAACTGGCCGTGACGCTCGGACACGGGCGCGCCGAGGTCGAGATCGAGGGCATCGCGGAAATGGAAGTCGTCCGCTTCGACTGGCGCTGAGCCGGCCCCGCGCCTCCCCCGCAGCGAAGGGGATTTCGGCCAGGGGAGGCGAAGGGCTGGCGGCGGCGGTGCGTTCGCCCGCGGCTCTCCCGGCCAGGGGTGCGCCGGTCGCACTGACGCCGTCCGGTAGCGTCGTGCGCCAATCGGCCGGTGGCGAGGAAGCGGCCGAGGAACCGCGACCGGCAAAAAGGTCCGGTTCTGGCGGTGCCCTGCCCTGCGGCGGGATGATGCCGGGACGGGCCCCGGCCGGCCCTTCGGCCACGGGCCTGCCCACCCCGGCAGGGGGCGATCCACGCGCGCTCCCGCCCCGTCGCGCGAATGCCGGGAGGGTGCCCGGATGGCCCTGACGCTGCCCGGCGCGGCGCCTGCGCCGGTCTCCGACACCGAGCTCACCCGCCTGTTCGAGACCTGCGAGCTCGGGATTGCCAATCTCGGCCGGCTGACAGGTCCGGTCCTCCTGCTGACGCGGTTCGATGCGGCGGGCCTCCGGCTTCGCGACGCGATCTCCGGGTTGGGCGCCGTGAGCATGATCGTGCAGGAGCGACGGCTTCCGCCGTCCTGGACCGGCCGGCATACGCCCCGGCTGTCCTGCGTCCTTCTCGACGAGACCTATCTCGGCACCGCCGCCCTGCCGGACATGATCGCAGCCATCCGGGAGGCCTCGCCCTCGCTGGCGATCGTCGTGCTGTCGGGCGGCGCGCGGATCAACCTGT
The nucleotide sequence above comes from Celeribacter indicus. Encoded proteins:
- a CDS encoding alpha-amylase family protein encodes the protein MASLRTPDWHRSATRWSQITLVEDDPGSFDVDRWIGIFRETGSNAACISAGGYVAYYPTEIPHHYRSRHLGGTDPFGALVDGARAHGLHVMARIDPHAFHDDVAQAHPEWVSVGRDGAPRRHWAYPDAWVSCAYGPHSHGYIPLIVREIARNYDIDAIFANRWQGHGVCYCASCRASFRDYADAGLPMDENPSDPVWRAWSAWRRRVLSNLVVELDAVVKEERPHASFIPNMGGSSIMEFDTDLINQQCPILAIDDQGRRGVNAIWRAGRNGKQVRGTFPDRNVILITSVGVEDRRYRWKDSVTTAPELRAWMGSGTLHGLSAWYTKFNGKIPDDRWIAPVRDGFALHERLEAARASMVSATEIAIVEASTTLNHIAWENRDAAETCDFGFYHALVEAKLPFDYISDRMLTPERLAGYRVLVMPDVRCLSDAQCAAIDAFVRNGGSVVAAGQTALYDENGERRANFGLADTFGTDVAGPTETGLKNTYLETAGRHALAATLPEGAERMIGGSERTPVSLGAGDGVEVPFCHLPAFPDLPMEEVYPRGPATEPAVIATERPGCGRVVHIPWNLGSIFWDILAQDHQQLIETCVRWALGKTPDVVVEGRSLVDLSVFEGDGATAVGLQNLTNPMMLKGPIRDVYPVGRHRISVALPEGRTGATARAVIDGGPELAVTLGHGRAEVEIEGIAEMEVVRFDWR
- a CDS encoding LacI family DNA-binding transcriptional regulator codes for the protein MTGRKKRISVQSIADELGLSKFAVSRALSHKPGVSEETRTLVIETAHRMGYKVRSGSETGVIKVVCSDQHVATRESWAEILHGLEFGALGENIRLELAYAHDAPALRAAAEGAQGLFLLGPNNREVFEAARASGVPLILVTVQIPPLFKADMVSHSVEESAIYVAEYLLGLNHRKLVYVHGRRGYFGRDLRLREFRHTIESSGVDAEVREIAFKDDYSPQNFIPEITAMVRDGFNPTAFFCGSDGVAVTVLNEIRRLGLRVPQDCTIIGHADYPMATQVSPNLTTVRVPFREIGLEAIRQMKERIAAGNGRDRRLYRRTNLAAEMIERESSATAGTPDWAGALEHLKSLEA
- a CDS encoding aldo/keto reductase produces the protein MQTRELGRSGLVVSAIGHGCTGIGRGFDRAAEDAPARLRFLRDTFEKGVTFFDTAELYGPYVNEELVGEALEPVRDQVVIATKFGFRIGADGRMAGTDSRPESIFRAVEGSLRRLRSEVIDLYYQHRVDPDVPVEEVAGAVGELIRQGKVRHFGLSEAAVDTVRRAHAVQPVTAVETEYSMWSREPEQALLPALEELGIGFVPYSPLGKGFLTGTIDAATELAATDNRAGMPRFSAEARRANQAIVEMIAQIAAEKGASNAQIALAWLLSRKPWIVPIPNTTKLHRVEENLKAAELKLGPEDLARIDAALAALEVVGERYPPGGMARVGL
- a CDS encoding ABC transporter permease, giving the protein MIRTDEAGAAIGEDHAIPVPPQVTHSQWRLVWEKFSDHKLALFSAILVICIYLVGLFAPFVAPRSAGFYDPSYSMLAPQPLKFFYRDDAGDLRFGMHVDGYSFERDPNTLRKVFVRDPENRVDVGLFVRGEPYTLLGVIRSDRHLIGPVDASEPFYLLGSDRLGRDVLSRLIFGTQISTSIGLVGVTVSLVLGIVIGGVSGYFGGAIDTAIQRLIEFIISIPTIPLWMGLAAAIPVTWSPVLVYFIVTIIISLIGWTSLAREVRGRFMSWRNEAFVLAARLDGTSEFRVILRHLLPGFVSHIIASVTLAIPVMIIAETSLSFLGIGLRPPIVSWGVLLREAQNIRSLAEAPWLLAPGVMVIVTVLAMNFLGDGLRDAADPYTT